The sequence AGCTGGATAAGGGAGGGACTATAAAGAATGTGAGGGTAGCGTTAACAGGTGTTGGGAGCACACCTGTGAGGGCTAAGTCTGTTGAGGAGGAGCTTATTGGTAAGCAGGCAAGCAGGGATCTCATTATAAAGGCCTCTGCAAGGGCGTCTGAGGGGCTTAATCCGCCAAGCGATATAAGAGCCTCCTCTGAATATAGGAAGGCTATGGCAGCGGTTATGACTAGGAGGGCCCTTCTAAGGGCTTTAGAAAGGGCTCAAGAGAAGATGGGATCTAAGGGATAGCTTATATATAGTTTAACATATTTTTCATCTAGGAATGGTAAACGTGGAAATAGATCTGAATAGCCTCTCTGTCGAAGGAATACTTAAGCTTCTTGAGAGCGTTGGCTATATAGCTGATAGGAGGATCGCAACCGCTGTTTATCTAGCAATAAAGCTCGAGAAACCCCTATTAGTGGAGGGGGAACCTGGATGTGGAAAGACAGAGCTTGCAAAGGCATTAGCAGAGGCTCTGGGAACCGAGCTTATAAGGCTTCAATGCTATGAGGGGCTTGATGCATCCAAGGCTCTATATGAGTGGGATTATCCACGACAGCTTATAGCGATAAGGCTTCTAGAGAGCTCCTCATCTCCTGAGGAGATCGAGAGGGAGATATATAGTGAGAAGTATCTGCTTAAAAGACCCCTTCTAAAGGCTGCTATGAGCAACTCTCCAAAACCCTCGGTTCTTCTCATAGACGAGGTTGACAGGGCGGATGAAGAGTTCGAGGCGCTATTGCTGGAATTCCTCTCTGAGTTCCAGATAACAATTCCGGAGATAGGGAGTATAAAGGCTTCTAAGAAGCCAATAGTGATCCTCACATCGAATAGAACTAGAGAGGTTGGGGACGGCCTTAGGAGGAGATGCCTCTACCTATATCTATCCTATCCCGATAGAGATAGGGAGCTCGAGATAGTTAGGAGAAAAGTCCCCAATATATCTGAAAAACTTGCTAACCAGGTTGTTGATGCTATAAGGGTTATCAGATCTATAGATGGTATAGCTAAAAAGCCCGGCATATCTGAAACGATCGAGTGGGCTAGGGCACTTAAGGAGCTAGGCTATGAAGAGCTTACAGAGGAAGCTATAAGGAACACCATATCTGTTGTTCTAAAGCTACCAGAAGATATTGAGAGGGTGGATCCAAGCTATATAATCTCTAAGATCGGGGATCAGACCTTTGAGAGAAATAACATTGGAAAACCTAGTTGACTTCATAAGGATCTTAAGGGAGAATGGATTTAGAATAGGCATCTCAGAAGATATAGATGCATATGCTGCGATAAATAAACTTGGAATCTCAGGTGATATTCGTAATGAATATCAGAGAATAGGGGTTTTTAGAGAAGCACTTAGAATAACCCTGGTTAAGGATCCAGGCCTCTATGAGCTATTCGACAAGCTATTCGACATGTACTGGCTAATGGATCTCGATGTGAGACAACAGACAGAGAAGAAGATCGAGGTAAGGGTTATAATGGAGGGCGAGACACCTGATCCTATAAAAAGGTTTCTCTCAATATATAGTCCACTAGAGATAAGGGGGAGAAGCCCTAAAGATGTTATGCTAGATCCTAGTGTGAGGAATTCGATTAGAAGAATCCTTAGAATAATAGGAAAGAAGATCTCCACAAGACCTGGCATTAGAAGAACTATATCTCCAAAGGGTGAAATCAGCTTCCCCCTAAGCTATAGGGAGGCTATATCAACACTTGGAGATATTGTAAAGCTGAAGAAGACTAGGAGGAAGATGAGTAGAACACATTATGTCTTTTTAATAGATGTTAGCGGATCTATGGAGGATACATGGGAAAACATAGCAAAGCTCTTAAGAGCGATTAAAGGTTTATCCCCAAGTAGCTATGAGGTGTTCCTATTCAGCACAGATCTTGTGAGGGCTACAGACGCTGTGCAGATGGGAGAGAGGGTTGTAAGGGATCTTCTGGTGAGAAGTGGTATA is a genomic window of Sulfolobales archaeon containing:
- a CDS encoding MoxR family ATPase, which codes for MEIDLNSLSVEGILKLLESVGYIADRRIATAVYLAIKLEKPLLVEGEPGCGKTELAKALAEALGTELIRLQCYEGLDASKALYEWDYPRQLIAIRLLESSSSPEEIEREIYSEKYLLKRPLLKAAMSNSPKPSVLLIDEVDRADEEFEALLLEFLSEFQITIPEIGSIKASKKPIVILTSNRTREVGDGLRRRCLYLYLSYPDRDRELEIVRRKVPNISEKLANQVVDAIRVIRSIDGIAKKPGISETIEWARALKELGYEELTEEAIRNTISVVLKLPEDIERVDPSYIISKIGDQTFERNNIGKPS
- a CDS encoding VWA domain-containing protein, whose product is MREITLENLVDFIRILRENGFRIGISEDIDAYAAINKLGISGDIRNEYQRIGVFREALRITLVKDPGLYELFDKLFDMYWLMDLDVRQQTEKKIEVRVIMEGETPDPIKRFLSIYSPLEIRGRSPKDVMLDPSVRNSIRRILRIIGKKISTRPGIRRTISPKGEISFPLSYREAISTLGDIVKLKKTRRKMSRTHYVFLIDVSGSMEDTWENIAKLLRAIKGLSPSSYEVFLFSTDLVRATDAVQMGERVVRDLLVRSGIWGSGTRIGESLYKLINLYKGYLRSESLVLIISDGWDLGDLELLEKSLVMLKKMVSKILWLSPYAGKKGFAPETMCLRIASKYVDAILPTELLYNIVTLRRYLKKLSTI